One part of the Streptomyces ferrugineus genome encodes these proteins:
- a CDS encoding cytosine permease, with product MPMEQRGVDTIPEEERTSGPRDLVSILLGSNLCLGVIVFGWLPPAFGLDWWSSVSSIVLGTLVGTALTAPLALISLRTATNLSTSSGAQFGVRGRLVGSVVGLLLALGYTALTVWIGGDVMVGVLGRLFGLPASGVSHGVVYGLLAAATVVGAVYGYRVLLALSRVLAIGMTALLLLGVFAYAPHFTTDALPETGGYLLGGFWPTWLLAAVAAGLSGPIAFITLLGDYTRYISPARHSSRRVLHATWLGLILGLLVPQLFGTFTSYAARAALDYAGPLVDASPTWYLLPLLLAASAGSVGNAGLMLYSMGLDLDAILPRASRARATYAVAVVATACVFVGHYASSAQDAMTSFVLLLTAIGTPWAVITLIGFARCRGVYDVEALQVFNRRARGGIYWFRAGWNVPATVSWALGATVGVLAVSLPSYEGPLLGLTGGVDCSFLLSGLVGGLLYLLLTVGDRAAAGERAVANPNPESATALPVKAD from the coding sequence ATGCCGATGGAACAGCGCGGAGTCGACACCATCCCCGAGGAGGAACGCACCAGCGGCCCACGGGACCTCGTCTCGATCCTGCTGGGATCGAACCTCTGCCTCGGAGTGATCGTCTTCGGCTGGCTGCCCCCGGCGTTCGGCCTGGACTGGTGGTCGTCGGTGAGCTCGATCGTGCTGGGCACCCTGGTCGGCACGGCCCTCACCGCCCCGCTGGCCCTGATCTCCCTGCGCACCGCGACGAACCTGTCCACCTCCTCCGGCGCCCAGTTCGGCGTGCGCGGCCGCCTGGTCGGCTCGGTGGTCGGCCTGCTGCTCGCCCTCGGCTACACGGCCCTGACCGTGTGGATCGGCGGCGATGTGATGGTGGGCGTGCTGGGCCGGCTGTTCGGACTGCCGGCGAGCGGGGTGTCGCACGGCGTGGTCTACGGGCTGCTGGCCGCGGCGACCGTGGTGGGCGCGGTGTACGGCTACCGGGTGCTGCTCGCCCTGTCCCGCGTCCTCGCGATCGGCATGACGGCCCTGCTGCTCCTCGGCGTGTTCGCCTACGCCCCGCACTTCACGACGGACGCGCTGCCGGAGACGGGCGGCTATCTCCTGGGCGGCTTCTGGCCGACGTGGCTGCTTGCGGCGGTGGCGGCGGGGCTGTCCGGCCCGATCGCGTTCATCACCCTGCTCGGCGACTACACCCGCTACATCTCGCCGGCCCGCCACTCCTCGCGCCGGGTCCTGCACGCCACCTGGCTCGGACTGATCCTGGGCCTGCTGGTCCCGCAGTTGTTCGGCACGTTCACCTCGTACGCGGCGCGGGCGGCCCTCGACTACGCCGGCCCCCTGGTCGACGCCTCCCCCACCTGGTACCTGCTGCCGCTGCTGCTGGCCGCCTCCGCCGGCTCGGTCGGCAACGCGGGCCTGATGCTCTACTCCATGGGCCTCGACCTGGACGCCATCCTCCCGCGCGCCTCCCGCGCCCGGGCGACGTACGCCGTCGCGGTCGTCGCGACCGCCTGCGTCTTCGTCGGCCACTACGCCTCCAGCGCCCAGGACGCGATGACGTCCTTCGTCCTGCTGCTGACGGCGATCGGCACCCCGTGGGCGGTCATCACCCTGATCGGCTTCGCGCGCTGCCGTGGCGTCTACGACGTGGAGGCCCTCCAGGTCTTCAACCGCCGGGCGCGGGGCGGGATCTACTGGTTCCGGGCCGGCTGGAACGTCCCGGCGACCGTGTCCTGGGCCCTCGGTGCGACGGTTGGCGTGCTGGCGGTCTCCCTGCCGTCGTACGAGGGCCCGCTGCTGGGGCTGACCGGCGGGGTGGACTGCAGCTTCCTGCTGTCGGGGCTGGTGGGGGGTCTGCTGTATCTGCTGCTGACGGTCGGCGACCGGGCCGCGGCGGGCGAAAGGGCCGTGGCGAACCCGAACCCCGAGTCCGCCACGGCCCTGCCGGTCAAGGCCGATTAG
- a CDS encoding branched-chain amino acid aminotransferase: protein MTTPTIELKPSASPLSAAEREAILANPGFGRHFTDHMVTIKWTEGRGWHDGELVPYAPISLDPATMVLHYAQEIFEGLKAYRRPDGSVASFRPEKNAARFQSSARRLGMPELPVETFIEACDALVRQDEAWVPAHGGEESLYLRPFMFATEVGLGVKPASEYLFMVIASPAGAYFPGGVKPVSIWVSEDHVRAVPGGMGDAKTGGNYAASLLAQAEAAAEGCAQVCYLDAVERKWVEELGGMNLYFVYGDKIITPSLTGSILEGVTRDSLLTVARDLGYEAEEGRVSVDQWQRDSENGTLTEVFACGTAAVITPVGTVKRTGAQWQQGRGEPGEVTMKLRQALLDIQRGKSEDKHGWMHKLG from the coding sequence ATGACGACGCCCACGATCGAGCTCAAGCCCTCCGCCAGCCCGCTCTCCGCCGCCGAGCGCGAGGCGATACTGGCCAACCCGGGATTCGGACGCCACTTCACCGACCACATGGTGACGATCAAGTGGACCGAGGGCCGTGGCTGGCACGACGGCGAGCTCGTGCCGTACGCGCCGATCTCCCTCGACCCGGCCACCATGGTCCTGCACTACGCGCAGGAGATCTTCGAGGGCCTGAAGGCCTACCGCCGGCCCGACGGGTCCGTCGCCTCCTTCCGCCCCGAGAAGAACGCGGCCCGCTTCCAGTCCTCGGCCCGCCGGCTCGGCATGCCGGAGCTGCCGGTGGAGACGTTCATCGAGGCCTGCGACGCGCTGGTGCGCCAGGACGAGGCGTGGGTGCCGGCGCACGGCGGCGAGGAGTCCCTCTACCTGCGTCCGTTCATGTTCGCCACCGAGGTCGGCCTGGGCGTGAAGCCGGCCAGCGAGTACCTGTTCATGGTCATCGCCTCCCCGGCCGGCGCCTACTTCCCCGGCGGCGTCAAGCCGGTCTCCATCTGGGTCTCCGAGGACCACGTCCGCGCCGTCCCCGGCGGCATGGGCGACGCCAAGACCGGCGGCAACTACGCCGCGTCCCTGCTCGCCCAGGCCGAGGCCGCCGCCGAGGGCTGCGCCCAGGTCTGCTACCTGGACGCGGTCGAGCGCAAGTGGGTCGAGGAACTCGGCGGTATGAACCTGTACTTCGTGTACGGCGACAAGATCATCACCCCGTCCCTCACCGGCTCCATCCTGGAGGGCGTCACCCGTGACTCCCTCCTCACCGTCGCCCGCGACCTCGGCTACGAGGCCGAGGAGGGCCGCGTCTCCGTGGACCAGTGGCAGCGCGACTCCGAGAACGGCACCCTCACCGAGGTCTTCGCCTGCGGTACGGCCGCCGTCATCACGCCGGTCGGCACGGTCAAGCGGACCGGCGCCCAGTGGCAGCAGGGCCGGGGAGAGCCCGGCGAAGTCACGATGAAGCTCCGCCAGGCCCTCCTCGACATCCAGCGCGGCAAGTCCGAGGACAAGCACGGCTGGATGCACAAGCTGGGCTAA